The Microbacterium luteum genome includes a region encoding these proteins:
- a CDS encoding RES domain-containing protein yields MASPDLTVIDPAGATVYRVGRAPDPWAWIDPPYAGKARWDDPNVAFRTTYAAETLFGAFVETLAYARPDRHADGSDLLAGIDEDPEDAAHFPVPTAGSIPREWMHGRMTATAHLQGSYVNVRDSSTVAALRPTYLDHALKLGFDDFDAAALKRAYPRDLTHRLTVDLYETTNTDGEPAYDGVYFGSRHGDDLALWAIYERPGDNPHGRNLLHTHAQLVNPTDTDLQRAMRLHHLTWR; encoded by the coding sequence ATGGCCTCACCCGACCTCACGGTGATCGACCCGGCCGGCGCGACCGTGTATCGCGTCGGCCGCGCACCCGACCCCTGGGCATGGATCGACCCTCCATACGCCGGCAAAGCCCGCTGGGACGACCCCAACGTCGCATTTCGAACCACCTACGCGGCTGAGACGCTCTTTGGCGCGTTCGTGGAAACGCTCGCCTACGCGCGCCCCGACCGGCACGCCGACGGCAGTGATCTCCTCGCAGGGATCGACGAAGACCCTGAAGATGCGGCTCACTTCCCCGTGCCGACTGCGGGCTCGATCCCGCGTGAGTGGATGCACGGACGCATGACCGCCACCGCGCACTTACAGGGCTCCTACGTCAACGTGCGGGACTCGAGCACCGTCGCCGCCCTGCGACCGACATACCTCGACCACGCCCTCAAACTCGGATTCGACGACTTCGATGCCGCCGCACTCAAACGCGCCTACCCCCGCGACCTCACACACCGACTGACCGTCGACCTATACGAAACAACGAACACCGATGGCGAGCCGGCATACGACGGTGTCTACTTCGGCTCCCGCCACGGCGACGACCTCGCACTGTGGGCCATCTACGAGCGACCCGGCGACAACCCCCACGGCCGAAACCTGCTCCACACCCACGCCCAGCTCGTCAACCCCACCGACACAGACCTCCAACGAGCAATGCGCCTGCACCACCTAACCTGGCGCTGA
- a CDS encoding DUF4192 family protein, which yields MSMIVKATSAGAFLSMIPGVLGYAPVRSLVLVPFVQGRTVGAMRADMPPVDALRRTQPRTG from the coding sequence ATGAGCATGATCGTCAAGGCCACCAGTGCAGGCGCGTTTCTGAGCATGATTCCGGGAGTGCTGGGGTACGCGCCCGTGCGGTCGCTGGTGCTGGTGCCGTTCGTTCAGGGCCGCACCGTTGGAGCGATGCGCGCGGACATGCCGCCGGTCGATGCCCTACGCCGTACTCAGCCGCGCACGGGATGA
- a CDS encoding lasso peptide biosynthesis B2 protein produces MPYAVLSRARDEAPTISTTCRGSSACLVRSTAVALLCRLRGSWADWCVGVMAEPPFQAHAWAEAEGRIVDEAGERDELRELFRVEIPTRPRPTRAEGR; encoded by the coding sequence ATGCCCTACGCCGTACTCAGCCGCGCACGGGATGAGGCCCCCACAATCAGCACGACCTGTCGTGGAAGTTCCGCTTGCCTCGTCCGCTCGACAGCGGTTGCGCTCCTCTGCCGGTTGCGCGGTTCGTGGGCAGACTGGTGCGTCGGTGTGATGGCCGAGCCCCCGTTTCAGGCCCACGCCTGGGCCGAAGCCGAAGGACGAATCGTCGACGAAGCAGGTGAACGCGACGAGCTCAGGGAACTCTTCCGTGTCGAGATTCCGACCAGACCCCGTCCGACGAGAGCTGAAGGGAGGTGA
- a CDS encoding keywimysin-related RiPP, which translates to MQTTYVAPTVTPMGSFQQETGVFLAWSLEVIPPIGDWTP; encoded by the coding sequence ATGCAAACAACGTATGTCGCTCCGACTGTGACGCCGATGGGTAGCTTCCAGCAGGAGACCGGTGTGTTCCTGGCCTGGAGTCTCGAGGTGATCCCACCGATCGGTGACTGGACGCCTTGA